The DNA sequence CACAATCTGCTGCTACTTCGGCGCCTACCGTGATGTCGGTTTAGCGATTTCTCTTTCCTTTGATCTTGCGATACGATCCGGGAGATCACTTCACTCGTGCGTTTCGGTTAGTAGTGTTTCTTAGAGGTGATCCGATCCTCCAAGCTCTGCATCTGATCTTGGAGCTCTTAGGTGATCCAATTCGCTTGCTCTCTTAGACCCTCGAGCATTCTACTTTTGTTAGAGTTGTGGTCTCTTTCTCGCGGTGGTCGTTTTTTATGATTGTAATTTGGTTTGGCGTGAGCGACACTGGCTATCATCTCGTGTGGTGGGGATTGCCGTCATTCCGCAGTTCATGCTCTAGTGAGTTTGGGTGGTCATTGTGGCTTGAAAGCTGCTCTCCGCATTCGTCCGCCATGCCACCAAATTCTGCAAGTTTTCACAGAAGATGTCAATGTACAGGAGGTTATCCGTACGAGTTGAGTAAGAGATCGAAAATTTGCAAGTCTTGATGATGGCGCGATCTGAACTCTGAAACAGCGGGgatggtacctgcaaagacatgCTGACGTGACTAGATATAAGAGGTGTGTTTGTGTGTGAGGAATTAGCAAGTATTTGTGGGGCCTTTGGCTTCCCTTTATATAACTTgtgatagttatcttatcttatctttgttTAATTAAGATAAGGGAtggatttgaatttgaatgttggATAAGGATATTAAAAGTTATTGATTAGTCTTTGGATTGTGAGAATGGctcaattttaaaattgtcaTGTTCGATGACCGTTTCGAAAAAAGACCTGGAATTTAGGTCTagaacaaaatataaaaaatatttattttattaataaaatattatataattaattatatatatatatatataactgtTTTATTCcgtaataaataaaattaaattcttttaattattttttttaatttttacggTATTTTTTAAACCGCGTGAAATTAGACATATCGATCTGAGATATCACTTGATCATTTGCATTGTCTTTTAAGTCTTAACAGAATCCTTAAATTAGATGAAGACAAGTTTCTCTTTCCAGTCAAGTGCAGCGCAAACCTCTTTACTCTTTCTAACACTTGCCAATTGCCGACACCTAAATAGTAAATTCTACTACCACACACCACACTACAATCATCGtttgtttctctctctagagagagaaagatgGCTACGAACAACACAGGGGTTATATTGAAGATTGCTTTGGGGGTTGTGGCACTGTGCATAGCAGGGTACATAGTGGGTCCCCCTCTTTACTGGCACTTAATGGAAGGATTGCTTGATGTCAAccactcttcttcttcttcttctccttcttgtgCTCCTTGTCTCTGTGATTGTTCTTCCCAACCCATACTTTCAATTCCACAAGGTGCTTGCTTTTTCAGATCTCATTTCACGTGTGTTCCTGATTACCCATCTTATGATCTTGTTAAAAGTTTGTGCTTTTCTTAATTGGGTCATTGGATTATGGGGTTTGGATCTGGGttggattgattttcttttcttactccAGTATGAGTAATTTGACAAAAAGACATTGTTACTTGACTTCGATCTGTCATATGATGATGCTGATAAATTGGTAAATTATTTTGGTCTCTGGTAGTAAATACAGTTCCAATTAAATATCTTTGTGGTTTTATTATAGTTTGCTGCTACCTTGTCTTTGTTCAACTGCACATTTGGCATGTAACTAATTATGTTTCTTTCTATGTGATTTTGTAGGTCTGAGTAACACTTCATTTGGAGGTTGGTTTCTATTCTCTGGATGAACTACATCGAATCAATTAATTAAACCATTTTGTTAACTTCTCTATATAATGCCGATTTGTATGATGGTAGGAGCTGAAGCTATCATTGTTGAATGTTGACTTACTTTAAGAATTTAGGAAGTTTGTTGTTTTTTCATCATTTGAATCTACTTTTATGATGAATGACTTCAGAACATATAATTTTTCCTTCTAATTTTGTTTTATGCCAATCTGTACTCATATGTTAAACTAATTACAATGTTCTAGCATTCTTAATTTATAGTAAACTTGCTTGGATTATATGTTGTGTCATGTTTTTGTTGGCTGTTGCCCTCTAGAAACTTCAATGATGATAAGCTTCTGCTAGAAAAGTATATCAAAGCTAAAGAACAAAAACGTTCATGCATTTTTCCTTATTGTTACACAGATTGTGCAAAGCCTGATCCGGAGGTGAGTGGAGACACCGAAAAGAATTTTGGCGAACTATTGTCAGAAGAACTAAAGCTAAGGGAGAACCAAGCTTTGGAACAACAGCAGCGTGCTGACATGGCACTCCTAGAGGCAAAGAAGATCGCATCTTCTTATCAAAAGGAAGCAGACAAGTGCAATTCAGGGATGGAGACGTGCGAGGAGGCGAGGGAGAAAGCGGAGTTAACCTTGGTAGCTCAGAAGAAGCTGACTGCATTGTGGGAACTTAGAGCACGGCAGAAAGGGTGGAAAGAAGGGGCTGCCAAGTCTCAAGGAAATGTACAAACTAAACTGCTTAGAGAATAGGCATTGCATGACACTTTTCAAAGAAACTGAGTTTGCAGTGTTGGTAACAGAAACAAATTTGTTCATGGAAGGTTAAGTGTATAAAAACAAATGATGTTTGTAACTTTAACGCCCATTTTGGGTATTGGTTCCACATGCAAGATAATGCTAATGTTACatctaaaattttttgtttaagcAGGTTCAACATAATTCTGATTTTAGTGGTAATACTAATATGTAAGATTTACATGTCTCATTTGGAGTTTTATATATTACTAATGGCGAAATATTGTTGAATTTTTctgtaataataatatattattaaaggAGAAACATTATAGAATTTAGCTGTGGTTCACTATTTTCTTTGAAAGTTTGAGATGGATTTTCGATCATGTGTTGTGAGTTGTGATATTGATAAAGAGGACGCGGGCAATCGTTGATTTGTTTTGTTCTTTTGGTGGATAGGAAAAATTCTTGATTggcaaagaaaaatataaataatttccGCGTCTATGTTATCtttattgatttgaaaacacTTCTCTAGTATGAAAGCTTATGGGTTTTACATTCTATTTTCAGTAGTAGAaaagttttttaatttaacGGCAAAGTAAATTTTTTGTCTCTAtcatttgtaattttttttttatttatctttaatatttagttgcatttaattttatttctaacaTTTTCAATTTGTGTCCAAATTAATTCTAAATGTTAATTTCATGTAAAACATtagagacaaaattaaaaactttcAGAGATAATTttgaacaaataaaaaatattagtaacaaaattgaatgaaattaaacattgggaatatttttgaaaaaaatcgCAAATgttaaagacaaaaaaatatactttatccttAATTTAATATACTTAAGTAAAAGTAAATACTAACAGAACATACTAATAGAATAATAATGTTTCTATATTTTCAATAATGATATTCAATAATACTAACAGATTCTCAAATCTCAATCTACACCATAGAGCGAACCACTCTATAGACAATGTAGCATTTAGCGGCAATTACAACCATTCATACATCCATGAATGAAGGCGTATTTGCACAACCACTGGCAATGCTCATGAAagcaaataatataataatacaatGAGCATGAATGGAGATTTAAACATCATCAAGGGTCAAAAAATTAAACCACCATAACCAAACTAGTATTTGCACAGCCAAGATTCAAGGCAAAAGCAAACTTGCAACTTCGATGCTTCATCGAACGTGGTTAACATGTAAACTCCCAACCTGAAAATTCAAGGCAGAAATGAGAAACTTTGAACAACTTAATTGTTATCTATAATACAATATTTATCTGTTAAACTGTTAACTATCATCCAAAGTTGAATGAGAAAGTTCATCACCATGATGTGATGTCTATGAACATGGGGGAAACAAAAGCAATTTCTGAAGAATAAAAGCTTTGGATAATAAAAGAGGAAACAATGAAATGCAGATTCTTCAAAATATCTATCTGACAAAGCACAGTGCATAGAAATTGTAGGAGTCACCTACCAGACTATGTTCTAATTCCCAAATCAAGGGAAATTGGGTGAAAAAAGAAGAATCTAAATATTTGGAATGCATATGGCTAGATCATCCAAGCTGGGGTAGCCTTGAATGCTCAATCCTTTCTCATTTGCCAGATGCAACAAACATATGAAGCACAAATGGGGAGAGATGTCACTGATAGTTGCAGCAGCATTGCAGTCGGTAGGAAAGTTGGCCAATACACTTCTGAAAGATACTGTTTCTTTTTTACCCTATGCAATGTAGAAAgggttaaaaaaaatatcatgtcaatgcaaaaatTAGAAATTACTCAACAGCAAAGACAGAAAGAAACTACATTCATTATCTACTGAACTATAGAATAGTGAAGCAAATATGTACCGTTAGCAGTGCAAAATAACAACATAAATCAGGAAGCAAACTCATTGTGCGAGGAAGATTTTTAAGTGATGGAGTAGAAATATTAGCATACCTCAAAAGACAGGTTAGCAGATTCTTGAACATGGTTCCAAAGAGTAATTTTCAGTTCCTGAACATTAACTTGCTTGGAAGTTTTGTCGTACTGGACTTCAATTTTATTTACCTGTATTATTCATAATGAGCATATGCTTCTAACTGCAATGATTTTGATTAAAGACTAATGATGAGTAGTACATGCGTCGACAAACGCCATTACACCTTCATCAACATCTATGATAATATAAGAAATGGTCTGATATCAATAACTAGTGCATAAATATTCAACAAAAGTTCCTAACTCACCTGACGAGGCTGACTAACAAGAGTGTCAGAGTCCTCTATGTCACTATGAACATCACCTTCATAATCACCAGGCTCACCACCACAAAAACTTCCATTATCCCAGGAAGGGAATGACTCATTATTGCATTGTTCTCTAGATTCATCTACACACGCATggaatttgaaataaaatcaGGAGAAAGATGAAAATATCCAAGCATGTATTGACAATCCAAACATAATATGATACTGAAGATAGAAATTATGGTAGTCACAAATTAGCAATAGCACAGCATTGTACCTGAGAACCTTTTTGCCCTCCTCCCGAGACACtagaaaaataatagaactCATCAGagatttaaataaatattactCCAGAAAAATAACTTTGGAAATAATTTCTATCTTGAAGAAACTACCTTCACATCAGGCAGAAGAAATAATTTAACAAGATCCTCTGGCTGGTAGTGGCAGTCCTCCGGAAGTTTTGTATTGCAAGGGATTCTGCTCTCGGGGAGCAGCAATGTTTTGGGATTCTTGGGAGGATTAAATATATCTAACATTTCCTTCTCAAGGAAAACTGTGAAATctaaatcaatttctttctgtttcttaCTCCTTGGCGCCCTAGTCTTTAGGGCTGATCCATTTTCAGAAGGAGGATGAACCTCTGAGACTACAAAACAGATACTAAGGAAATTACCATACTGAAAATCTGAAATTTAGAGACACAAAAGAATTATTAGAGGTTGTTGCTGGCCTTCAAACGCACCTttagattttttatatttcCAATGATCAGGGCCTGCCCATGCATTTTGTTTTGAACTAAAACCCAGACTCAAAAATAGGAAACTATCAACATTACCAAATCTGTCGTCCGTATCAGGGTCTTGAGAAGAAAATAGCCCATTTTCCTacaatattttgaatttatttaaatatgtcCATCCATACTAAATATCAATAGAAAACTTTTAAAATTCATCCAAGGCAATCAATCATTAGAGATTAATAGGGCTGAAACATAAGAAACCTGAGGGTAATCAGGAAAACTTGGATCAGCATCATTGGATATGAAATCATTAGATCCCAAATCAGCAACTGTTGGCTCATCATGATCATCACTCCAGGCCATGCAGTTCTCATGCTCTTCTGTGTCGGCCCTCATTTCACAGTCAAAAGGCACCTCCATCTCTTCAGCTGTATTTTGGCCATGAAATTGAAAATCGGTGGGCCTTCTGTTACTTTCATCAAATTGGTTCACTATAGTCCTGAGAGTTGGAGAAATTTCATCCTTCATACGTACTTCCAGCACCATGTGCTCAACACAATCTATTACCAAAAGTCAATCACCAACTTATCATCAGCTATGTTGAATGTATTTAGATGTAATTAACAGCAGTTTCACCAGATCATTCAAAAAGTAACTCACCCTTGGCAAAAGAAAGATCAATAGTATCTGATATATCATGTTGATTTTTACTTGTCATGCATTTTGCAGGCACCTCTAGTGAATCAAAGAGCACCCTACATCCACCATATACACCAAGATTATTCATTAAAAGACCCTTGGCTCCACCTTCATCAAATTTTGCCGTTGTCTGACGGTAGAGGGGATCCACAACAAATGCAGCTGCAAAAACATATGCATTTTCAGCACAATCAGAACCCAGGACACACTTCAACCAAAACATGGACCATAAAAAGGGATTAGAAATCACCATCAAACTTCTTCACGTTAAGAGCCTCAAAAGATGATTCCAATGTTGACAAAGGTGATAACTGCATgagcaaactactgttacaaCTATTCAAATAATATGATTAACCAGACAAGTCCAGAGATCCAAAGATTATTGACCTTTTTGTCTGTCTCTTTCCTGCTTCTTTCTTTTCCATTTTCAGTGTTATCACCCTCCACTGTAGCATCTGCATCTGACAACATGAATTTAACCTTATAACCGATACAGAACAAAATATTAGAAAATCAATAGTTAGTTAGAAATTATAGCACTTGCTAAACAATGATTAAGAGGAGCAATCCCCAAAGACCCCACCCGCAAAGTAAACTCAGTAACTGCCTACATAAGCCAAAGAAGGAAAGAGGAGAACAGAAATAGTAGAATTGAAGTTTGAAGAGAGAGGGTGATAATTGAAACCTTGCTCAGCTTCTTGGCCAGCTCTATTCATCCCGCCAAGTACTTTATATGCCTCAGAATGCACTGAATCAACCCTTAACGAATAAATTTTGACTCCAGCCTCAAGAGTGCAGCTTGCCTGCACAAACAAACTCAAAATGAATATACACAGACTACACATGCATAACTAAGATTTTAGAATCATTGCTGCCAAATTGTTGTACAATCACTGCCGTAGTTCATCAGTGCAATTCATAAACAAGGACAAGTTCTGCAGAATCTAGAAGCAGAGTGAACCAATCCTCATTGCATATAGATTTGGAATTACTTTTAGTGGCATCATTGCAATATAACAAACTTTATAAATGATTAAACTGAGATATGATATATAAACATTGACAAACTCTACATACCTAATGGATTATTGTAGCCATTGTTACATGTGTCGCTAATTAGCCCCATTTGCGCACACATAACCTCACTCATACATATTCTTCGCAgtaataacaatttttttattcgaATAGCTAGCTACAACAACATCGGAAAACTGAGTATGCACGAATTGAGCACAAACGCACCTTCTGAAAATTAGTCTCCACATCTCCATCTTCTTCTCCAGCCTTGATAATATCAGTTATGTGGTCAATCAAATTCAACTCCCACGTGTTTTTCTGATTAATTTTCTGCACCCAAGAAACATTTTTcggaaaaagaaaaatcaaaacacAATTCAGTTCAACTAGTAGaactttttcttattctttttctgTCTGTCTTACATTTTCGCTGGCGAGCTTGATGCAGTTCTTGAACAAATCGAGGATCTGCTGCTTGTTGAGGCACGGGTCGGAGTTGGCGTCGGAGGATTGGGAGTTCAAGTTGGCGGCGACGTTCTTGCGGCGGATGGCGGCCGCACGTGCAGCGCGTGCCTGGGCGCGTTCCAGTTTGTCATCATTGGAACCCAAAAAGAAGGGGCTGGTAGGGGACTGGATGCGAGCGGCCATGGGAAGCCTCTGCTTCTGGCCGGCCATGGTTGGGTTCGGGCTTAGATTTTCCGCCATAGCAGCAACAgcagaagagaagaagaaaagagaattgaatTAGGGTTTGTAATTGAGAATTTGGGGTTGGAATAGGAGCAGATCAGAGAGGAAGTGGAACGGGGTCGTTTCCCTCCATTTTcgtaatttgaattttgatagGTTTCTTCTCTGAGCAAAGTTGCAAACTAGGACCTGTTTgggagaagagatttagaaGAAGCGTGGAGAGAGTCGTTGATGTGCTTAGGTTAAAGTTAATCTTGACCGTCCATTTACTTTTTTCAAACTTCATACAATTTTAGAACTTAATTATGATATGTATCGTGATAAGAATGAGAAATGAGTTGGATGCGTATTAATTTTTGGACGGCTCAATTTTtcaataaaagaattttttttatttaatggagtgtgaaaaatcaaaattttgtatGCGTATAAATAGAGGCTTAAGTCTTTGATGGTAATACAAgcaagtaataataattttttctctttttttactgagtaatatttttctctctcacttattatatatatacacattacATCATATAATATTAAGTAAATAATATGAATCATTTTTATTGAACTAATTATATTGGAAAAACTACCATTTGTACTAATGAATTTTGCGAACGCCGACAAAAGCACccatcaaacaagaaaactaacGTTGTACCTATGAAAAATGGGTTCCATGTGACATAGTAACCAAACCGTGATTTTTCgttgactttttaataaaattctcaAATTACCTCTTCTATCTTCTTCTCCAAATTCCAAATTTCACAACCCTCATCCTTCGTCTTCCTCTGCTGCTGCCAGCCACCAAAAcattaaaaagattaaaaactGTGGATTATTAATTATCTGagattatttttcaaatattatgGATTTGTAGATCTAgtgcagaaaaagaaaaaaagtttgaaattaacaaaaaaaacataCATTTTGGTTTCTTGGTGTCACTATGGGAACAAGAGGCGCAGAACCAAGAGCCTTTGGGAACTGAAGGAAGGATAGGTCGGAGATAGAAGATGTGATAGCATCGGTTGTATTTGTTACAGAGGAGAAGCTTCGCTAGAAACTCACCGGAGGAGCAGCACTTGCTGATGATGTCGAAGGTGGGCTTGGGAGTGTGGGTCCTTCTTCACCCTGCATTTCCCTGGCCATGTCTTCGATCATACTCGACATGTTTAGAAGCTCATCCTCATCAATGTACCCCGCCACTATCATCCCTCCTTTTTCTCCAGTACTCaaagtgaaacaagatccttcAACAATAACGTTACTACTACCACAACCTTATAGAGGGTTCTGCGGTGGCTTCGGAAGCCTAGCCTGAGCGGCGGCGGCGGCTGCGATGTGAATATCAATCCACCAAATGGCATGAAGATAATCTAACAACAGCCCCTTTTTCTACAGATCGACGACGCTAAGAAGTGTTTAGAGTCACCGTTGGAAAGAGAACGTGGCCACCGGCCTCTTGTTGGCTCTAGTTGCAGAATTCTGCTACTTATTGCTTTGGAATAAGAAGAACAACAATATTCAGGTTGAAGAGGTTAAAGAGTTTGACAAGAGTGTACTTTCTTAGTGTTGTTGTTGCATCCGAAGAAGAAAGAAACAACCAGGGTAATGATGTTAAAGTTGATTTGGATATCGATTAGGAGAACAAATTAGGATTGGAATAAAgagagatgaaggttgagaatAAAGGTGGGAGAAAGACATCAGGTGCTTCGGTCTTGAGGGAATGGTGACTGGCAGTGGCAGAGGAAGACGAAGGATGAGTGTTGTGAAATTTGGAATTTGGGGAAGAAGATAGAAGGGGTAATttagaaattttattaaaaagtcaacGAAAAATCACAGTTTTGGTACTATTGTCACACGGAACCCATCTTTCATGGGTACAATgttagttttcttgtttgatggGTACTTTTGTCAGCGTTCGCAAAatttatgggtacaaatggtaatttttCCAATTATATTAATACTAGAATTTCTATTTACACTtccttattttatatttatccttcttagttatttattttacaacacgttatcaaTACGAGATTCTGATCAAATTTTTAAGAAGACTCAAAAAATGGCAAGGAtatataatgaagatgtatgccctgcggatagtgcaagttcgcacattattctcaaaagtgatatatattttactcatctggtgccaaaagaagaatatattaatactattattggctcaggtaATGTAATTGAAGGTTCCGgtagagctataattttgtttcctcgaggaacaaaatttataataaataatgcactattatcttccaagtctctgaggaacttgttgagtttcaaagatattcgccgaaatggatatcatattgaaacaatgaatgaggaaaatcatgagtatttatgcatcacaactcatgattcgaataagaaagttatattagaaaaattaccctcactttcatctgggttatattatacaaagattagtgcaattgaatcacatgccattgtaaaccagaagtttactagcccgaatgaattcataacttggcacgatCGATTAGGTCATCCGAAAACAACCATGATgcggagaattattgaaaatttccatggacattcactaaagacccagaagattcttaaatctagtgaattttgttgtgctgcatgttctcaaggaaagttaattttaagaccatcaccagtaaagattggatttgagtctcttgaattcctagaaaggattcaaggcaATATATGTTGATCTATTCATTCACTATGtagatcttttagatattttatggtcctaatagacgcatctttgaaatggtcacatgtgtgcttattgtcttctcgcaacctggcgtttgcgagattactggctcaaattattcgattaaaagcacaatttccagaaaatccaatcaaagcaatttgtcttgataatgctggtgaatttacttccc is a window from the Arachis stenosperma cultivar V10309 chromosome 3, arast.V10309.gnm1.PFL2, whole genome shotgun sequence genome containing:
- the LOC130967369 gene encoding uncharacterized protein LOC130967369, which produces MATNNTGVILKIALGVVALCIAGYIVGPPLYWHLMEGLLDVNHSSSSSSPSCAPCLCDCSSQPILSIPQGLSNTSFGDCAKPDPEVSGDTEKNFGELLSEELKLRENQALEQQQRADMALLEAKKIASSYQKEADKCNSGMETCEEAREKAELTLVAQKKLTALWELRARQKGWKEGAAKSQGNVQTKLLRE
- the LOC130970200 gene encoding condensin complex subunit 2 isoform X1 — its product is MAENLSPNPTMAGQKQRLPMAARIQSPTSPFFLGSNDDKLERAQARAARAAAIRRKNVAANLNSQSSDANSDPCLNKQQILDLFKNCIKLASENKINQKNTWELNLIDHITDIIKAGEEDGDVETNFQKASCTLEAGVKIYSLRVDSVHSEAYKVLGGMNRAGQEAEQDADATVEGDNTENGKERSRKETDKKLSPLSTLESSFEALNVKKFDAAFVVDPLYRQTTAKFDEGGAKGLLMNNLGVYGGCRVLFDSLEVPAKCMTSKNQHDISDTIDLSFAKDCVEHMVLEVRMKDEISPTLRTIVNQFDESNRRPTDFQFHGQNTAEEMEVPFDCEMRADTEEHENCMAWSDDHDEPTVADLGSNDFISNDADPSFPDYPQENGLFSSQDPDTDDRFGNVDSFLFLSLGFSSKQNAWAGPDHWKYKKSKVSEVHPPSENGSALKTRAPRSKKQKEIDLDFTVFLEKEMLDIFNPPKNPKTLLLPESRIPCNTKLPEDCHYQPEDLVKLFLLPDVKCLGRRAKRFSDESREQCNNESFPSWDNGSFCGGEPGDYEGDVHSDIEDSDTLVSQPRQVNKIEVQYDKTSKQVNVQELKITLWNHVQESANLSFEGKKETVSFRSVLANFPTDCNAAATISDISPHLCFICLLHLANEKGLSIQGYPSLDDLAICIPNI
- the LOC130970200 gene encoding condensin complex subunit 2 isoform X2; translation: MAENLSPNPTMAGQKQRLPMAARIQSPTSPFFLGSNDDKLERAQARAARAAAIRRKNVAANLNSQSSDANSDPCLNKQQILDLFKNCIKLASENKINQKNTWELNLIDHITDIIKAGEEDGDVETNFQKASCTLEAGVKIYSLRVDSVHSEAYKVLGGMNRAGQEAEQDATVEGDNTENGKERSRKETDKKLSPLSTLESSFEALNVKKFDAAFVVDPLYRQTTAKFDEGGAKGLLMNNLGVYGGCRVLFDSLEVPAKCMTSKNQHDISDTIDLSFAKDCVEHMVLEVRMKDEISPTLRTIVNQFDESNRRPTDFQFHGQNTAEEMEVPFDCEMRADTEEHENCMAWSDDHDEPTVADLGSNDFISNDADPSFPDYPQENGLFSSQDPDTDDRFGNVDSFLFLSLGFSSKQNAWAGPDHWKYKKSKVSEVHPPSENGSALKTRAPRSKKQKEIDLDFTVFLEKEMLDIFNPPKNPKTLLLPESRIPCNTKLPEDCHYQPEDLVKLFLLPDVKCLGRRAKRFSDESREQCNNESFPSWDNGSFCGGEPGDYEGDVHSDIEDSDTLVSQPRQVNKIEVQYDKTSKQVNVQELKITLWNHVQESANLSFEGKKETVSFRSVLANFPTDCNAAATISDISPHLCFICLLHLANEKGLSIQGYPSLDDLAICIPNI